The following proteins are co-located in the Sphingomonas panacis genome:
- the mutM gene encoding bifunctional DNA-formamidopyrimidine glycosylase/DNA-(apurinic or apyrimidinic site) lyase yields the protein MPELPEVETTVRGLTPVLEGARLTLVEMRRPDLRRPFPEDLRQRLTGARVTGLGRRAKYGLIDTDRGDTMIFHLGMSGRWRVDPGEVLAHDHLILETDAGRRLALNDARRFGSVDLVLTESLGAYPPFTTMGPEPLGETLTAAYLARMLEGRIAPIKAMLLDQRIVAGLGNIYVCEALFLAGISPKRAAGQISRAKLAKLVVAIRDVLLAAIAAGGSTLRDYARPDGELGYFSKQFAVYGREGEPCGCGGTVLRYADGGRSTFWCPECQR from the coding sequence ATGCCAGAACTTCCCGAAGTCGAAACCACCGTGCGCGGGCTGACACCTGTGCTGGAGGGCGCGCGGCTGACGCTGGTCGAGATGCGTCGCCCCGATCTGCGCCGTCCGTTCCCCGAGGATCTGCGCCAGCGGCTGACCGGCGCGCGCGTGACGGGCCTTGGCCGGCGCGCCAAATACGGGCTGATCGACACCGATCGCGGCGACACGATGATCTTCCACCTCGGCATGTCGGGGCGATGGCGAGTCGATCCGGGCGAAGTGTTGGCGCACGATCATTTGATTCTCGAAACCGACGCGGGCCGGCGGCTCGCGCTCAACGACGCACGCCGGTTCGGCTCGGTCGATCTGGTGCTGACCGAGTCGCTCGGTGCGTATCCGCCTTTCACCACGATGGGGCCGGAGCCGCTCGGCGAGACTCTCACCGCGGCCTATCTTGCGCGCATGCTCGAAGGGCGAATCGCGCCGATCAAGGCGATGCTGCTCGACCAGCGAATCGTCGCGGGACTCGGCAATATCTATGTGTGCGAGGCGCTGTTCCTCGCGGGCATCAGCCCCAAGCGCGCCGCCGGGCAGATTTCGCGCGCGAAGCTCGCCAAGCTGGTCGTGGCGATTCGCGACGTGTTGCTCGCCGCGATCGCGGCGGGCGGTTCGACGCTGCGCGACTATGCGCGGCCGGATGGAGAGCTTGGCTATTTTTCCAAGCAGTTCGCGGTCTATGGCCGCGAGGGCGAGCCATGTGGCTGTGGCGGCACGGTTTTACGCTATGCCGATGGTGGTCGATCGACCTTCTGGTGCCCGGAGTGTCAGCGGTAA
- the rpsT gene encoding 30S ribosomal protein S20 yields the protein MANTPQAKKRIRRNANRALVNGNRVGRIRTFVKRAEAALASGDKTAASEAMAQVQPELARGVSKGVMHKNTASRKFSRLTKRLAALA from the coding sequence ATGGCCAATACGCCACAGGCGAAAAAGCGAATCCGGCGCAACGCGAACCGCGCCCTTGTGAACGGCAATCGGGTCGGTCGCATCCGTACCTTCGTGAAGCGGGCGGAAGCTGCGCTCGCATCGGGCGACAAGACCGCCGCGAGCGAAGCGATGGCACAGGTTCAGCCCGAGCTGGCGCGTGGCGTCTCCAAGGGCGTGATGCACAAGAACACCGCCTCGCGGAAATTCTCACGGTTGACCAAGCGCCTCGCCGCGCTCGCCTAA